GTTGCGCATGACGGTAGCGAGGGCCGGCTGCGCCGCGACGTCATAATCCCACAAGTCGTGGTGAACCAGCTGGAACGCCCAGACCTCCTCGCCCGTCGATGCGCGCAGCGCCACGATGGAGTTCGCGTCGCGATCGTCGCCTGGACGCTGTCCGCCAAAGTGATCGGGACTCGCGCTGCCGGTCGGAATGAGCACCAGATCGTGCGCGGGGTCGGCAGTGAAGAGTCCCCACGCGTTGGCAGCGCCCGACTGAAAATCATCGGTGCCGACCGGATGGCTGCGATAGCGCGCGAGCGGCTCCCAGGCCCAACGCAAACTTCCATCGCGGACGTCAAAGGCACGCACGACGCCGCTCGGCGCATCGACCCTGACGTTGTCGAAGACGGATGACCCCACGATCACCACATCGCCCACGACCACCGGCGGCGACGTGACGTGATACTCGTGCGCGAACGCCTCGCCTCCGCGCACACCGGCGTGCAAATCGACCGAGCCCGCGGTACCGAAATCGGCGCACGGCTGTCCTGTATCGCCATCGAGCGCGATCAGCCGCGCGTCGAACGTGCCGAGGAAGATGCGCGTGCGGCAGGGCGTTCGTTGGGCGAGCGTCGAATCGATCCAGGCCGCGACGCCGCGCACGGTGACTTCGTCGCGGGACAGCGACGCGCGATCGAGATGCGCGTCGAATGCCCAACGCTCGGTGCCGCGCTCGGGATCGAGCGCCACCACGCGCGATGACGGTGTGGCGAGATACAGCAGTCCGTTGAGGAGGAGCGGCGTCGACTCGAATGCCGTCGATGGGCCGCTGCCCTCCTTCAGACCATCGGAGACATCGCCGGTGCGGTAGACCCACGCCACCTGAAGCGACTCGACGTTGGCGCGCGTGATGTCGGCGAGCCCGGAATAGTGATCGCCGCCCTGGCCGCCTTCGATGGCCCAGGTCACGGGCGCAGGGAGCGGATGGTTGCGCGGCTCGCGCGAGCGGAGCCGGGCGGGATCACCGCGGATGATGTGAGCGGGAACGGCAAGCCGCGGACTGGACTCATTCAGCCACTTCGTGAACGCCATGAGCGCACAGACGAGCGCCGTCGAAGCGATCAGGCGAAGCCGGTAGGGCATCCATCGGATCATGAGCCGTTGCATGGCATGTCTCCGCATCGCGTTAGGCAGGAGCAGCGTGGCGCGATGGAGCATGCAAGCCGGCGACGATCCGGGAGCTACGTCAGATCACCGGGACCGGCGGAAACGGTGGCGTAGATGCGGCGCGGCTACGGCGTACGACGGCGAGCCGGATGACGTAGATGACGACCGAGATGCAGGCAGGTGTGAACGGCTGCGCAGAGAGTCGGGGCGCGGGTCCCGAGTCTCCCGCGCGTTGCAGCCTTCGGTCGAGCCGTGTCGTGCGGCGGACGCGCGGCGTCCGCCCCGCGCATCAGTCGCCGCGCATCGCGATGAGCGGGCTCACCCGGGACGCGCGGCGCGCCGGCAGATAGCTGGCGGCGATGGCGACGCCGGCCAGCAGCACCGCGACGCCCGCGAAGGACGCCGGGTCTGTCGGTCCGACGCCGAACAGCCACGACCGGATGATCCGTGCGGCGAAGAATGCGCCGATGCCGCCGATGGCGATGCCGACGCTCGCGAGGGCGACGCCTTCACCGAGGACCAGGCGCAGCACGGCGCCCGGCTGGGCGCCCAGCGCCACGCGCAGGCCGAGCTCCTGCCGGCGCTGCGTGACCGAATACGAAACGACGCCGTACAGGCCTAACGCAGCCAGCAGCAGCGCCGCGATCGCGAACACGGCCATGAGCGCGCCGTTCAAGCGCGGCTGCGCCACCGACTGATCGACGATCGACTGCAGCGTCTGCACGTTGTAGATGGGCAAGCCGGGGTCAATGTCGTGCACGGCTTCCCGAACGATGGGCGTCAGCGATGCCGCGTTGCCGCGCCCGCGCACGACGAGCGTCATGGTGTGTAACAACCGCACCGAGCGCCGCATCGAGACGTACACCACCGGCGCGGGCGGCGACGCCAGGCTCGTTTGCGCCGCATCGTTCACTTCGCCGACGATCTGGTAGCCCGTCGGCTGCGTGTTGAACGCGATCTGCTGCTCGATGGCACTGGCGGCCGGCCAGAACGTTCGCGCGGCCGTGCGGCTGAGCACGATCGTCGGCGCTGCCTCATCCCACGCGACATCGCGTCCGCCGAGCATGCGCATGCCCATGGCGCGGAAGAACCCGGGCGTCACGAAGCGAATGGTGCTCATGA
This Gemmatimonadaceae bacterium DNA region includes the following protein-coding sequences:
- a CDS encoding pyrroloquinoline quinone-dependent dehydrogenase, translated to MLHRATLLLPNAMRRHAMQRLMIRWMPYRLRLIASTALVCALMAFTKWLNESSPRLAVPAHIIRGDPARLRSREPRNHPLPAPVTWAIEGGQGGDHYSGLADITRANVESLQVAWVYRTGDVSDGLKEGSGPSTAFESTPLLLNGLLYLATPSSRVVALDPERGTERWAFDAHLDRASLSRDEVTVRGVAAWIDSTLAQRTPCRTRIFLGTFDARLIALDGDTGQPCADFGTAGSVDLHAGVRGGEAFAHEYHVTSPPVVVGDVVIVGSSVFDNVRVDAPSGVVRAFDVRDGSLRWAWEPLARYRSHPVGTDDFQSGAANAWGLFTADPAHDLVLIPTGSASPDHFGGQRPGDDRDANSIVALRASTGEEVWAFQLVHHDLWDYDVAAQPALATVMRNGVAVPAVVEASKTGMVFILDRLTGMPLLPVEERPVPASDVPGERASPTQPFAVFPPPVTPQGLSPEDAWGLTPVDRRACAERIRSLRSQGIFTPPSVRGSVVNPGFLGGVNWGGVAVDSLRGLVVMNTIRVATVVTLLPPGDAQRSSGQDADVAPDIGAPYASRRELLRSPLGLPCSPPPWGTLVAIDPGAGTIRWQVPIGTMSDYAHVPAPAAWGSPSLGGPLVTAGGVVFIAAAMDHDLRAYDVETGRQLWAAALPASAQASPMTYRARPGGRQYVVIAAGGHHLMRTRLGDYLVAFVLR